The following are encoded together in the Limanda limanda chromosome 12, fLimLim1.1, whole genome shotgun sequence genome:
- the c12h14orf180 gene encoding nutritionally-regulated adipose and cardiac enriched protein homolog: protein MLNRGREGLFELGQQLQQQGEYQAALHCFLSCLLGLNHVQTFTSLPNCLHQIAELFITEKNYGKALQFIQAEKMFYEVALIELTALHGSTGPQEEATLGSAGWTTTEELSEQASHAQHLERLAQLCIMSKQPHLALEYSGKATKIHQRAFGNDHPITARSLELMATVYAEIGKTEYSDSLGQCVSALSKRFAAAESIRDTANSLPHSHREKHSEVRHRKDSRNHQEDAPKPKIANGKVPTSILKRPSPNYGSDAELNHRRKGERRVRFREPETTVHAYETTRSRPHLALFTCLFLLMSFLGVAMYCTDRRRPQRVCEELEAALAVYLLHMKQLVWGCWIWLTMQ from the exons ATGCTgaacagggggagggagggcCTGTTCGAGCTGggacagcagctccagcagcaggggGAGTACCAGGCCGCCCTCCACTGCTTCCTCAGCTGCCTGCTGGGACTGAACCATGTGCAGACCTTCACCTCTCTGCCCAACTGCCTTCACCAG ATTGCagagctcttcatcactgaaaaGAATT ATGGGAAGGCCCTCCAGTTCATCCAGGCTGAGAAAATGTTCTATGAGGTGGCACTGATCGAGCTCACAGCTCTCCATGGGAGCACAG GGCCTCAGGAGGAGGCTACGCTGGGCTCTGCAGGATGGACGACCACAGAGGAGCTGTCGGAGCAGGCCTCCCATGCTCAGCACCTCGAGCGGCTGGCTCAGCTCTGCATCATGAGCAAACA aCCTCACCTCGCTCTGGAATACAGCGGTAAG GCTACAAAGATCCACCAGAGGGCTTTCGGTAATGACCACCCAATCACAGCCAGGAGCCTGGAGCTTATGGCCACCGTCTATGCTGAGATTGGCAAGACTGAATATTCAG ACTCCCttggtcagtgtgtgtctgcgctgtCCAAACGCTTCGCTGCTGCAGAGTCCATCAGAGACACCGCCAACTCTCTTCCTCACTCCCACCGGGAGAAACACTCAGAGGTCCGACACAGGAAGGACAGCCGCAACCACCAGGAGGACGCACCCAAACCTAAG ATAGCCAATGGCAAAGTCCCCACCTCCATTCTAAAGAGGCCAAGCCCCAACTATGGGTCAGACGCGGAACTGAACCACCGGCGGAAAGGCGAGCGGAGGGTTCGATTCCGAGAGCCAGAGACCACGGTACATG CCTACGAGACGACGCGGTCCCGCCCCCACCTCGCCCTCTTCACCTGCCTCTTCCTGCTGATGTCATTCCTGGGTGTGGCCATGTACTGCACAGACCGCCGGCGCCCGCAGCGAGTGTGCGAGGAGCTGGAGGCCGCGCTGGCTGTCTACCTGCTGCATATGAAGCAGCTGGTGTGGGGCTGCTGGATATGGCTGACCATGCAGTGA